Within Wyeomyia smithii strain HCP4-BCI-WySm-NY-G18 chromosome 2, ASM2978416v1, whole genome shotgun sequence, the genomic segment AGCAAGAAAGAAAGTGTCGATTTTTGTCCGGAGTCCACGAGCATTTTGGTAAAAGATGCGTAACTTTCGTTCGTTTCGTACATTGATCAAAGGACGTCTTAGCTCGGTCGTAACAGATAGTGGATGAGATATGGTAGGCGGTAACGAGGAAATGCTGGAAGCGATAGGCAGATCAGATCTTGTCAAGTGTGAAATAGAATCATACTTGCCTGCGTTAGATATTTGGAAGACCCCTTCTCCACGCCCACACGCAGGCCTGGGACGGCTGCCGGTCGCTGGCTGGAATGGCACGACTGCGGAGGGGGGATTAGGGGCTTCCATATTACTATTATCATTGCGTCCCAGTTGTTGGAAGACAGGAAGGATGGTGTTTTGAATACAATTTATTCCGTCATTACTACTTCGTCCTGGGGTCCTAGGGAGTGAGTTGACATCGGATCCATGATTGAAGATTGTTGAGGGTCTGCATTCAGTGATCGAATAGGATTCCAAAAATTTTCAGCAGCATTATTGTCTCTAAACTCGTGGAACAACATTCCTCTAGGCCACGTTGAAGTCGAAAGTGCTTTAGATTTTAGGTCAGCACTAATGCCAACTTTAAACGAAATGAATGACAGCGATTTGATATCCTTTCCCTTGGCTACCAGCCTAACAGCTTCAACGTCATTTGTGCCCAATCTTTGCTTTGCCAACTGGCAAACTTGTTCAGCAGTAACGTCACGAGAGATACGGGACAAGTAGATCCAGAATTTTTGACTAGGAGGTGGTACGGTGAATGTTCCATCCGAAGGCGACAGCGAATTTCCAGTTCCACACATTAGATCAGATTGACGACGTTCCACAATTTCAGACTTTTGAAACAGCCTTCGGCTACGCACAGATCGCATCGGATAGATCGGCCGGGTCGATGATTTTGGCGTGTGTGAGCTGGAGTTGATCAAAGCAGTAAAATTCGAACGAATTTCATTTTTCAGCTCAACCATGATCTCTGTCTTCAAACTTTTCGCAATTTCACCATGTGCGCTGAAAGCATTATTCAGTCCAAATTCGAAAGCAGTACCAACAGCAGCCCGAAAACGAATATCGCCCATCAGTGAAGTGCAAGATTGACACATCCAGAAAAGTTGCTTATTCCGGTGTATCTCTTCTGCAATAGCAGGTGATATCTTGCAACATTTCAGGTGAAACACGGCCTTACAAAAACCACAGCATTGCACCGAAGCATCAGTTACCTCTTTTTTACAGGTGTGACAAGCTGCAGTCAT encodes:
- the LOC129720237 gene encoding uncharacterized protein LOC129720237 is translated as MTAACHTCKKEVTDASVQCCGFCKAVFHLKCCKISPAIAEEIHRNKQLFWMCQSCTSLMGDIRFRAAVGTAFEFGLNNAFSAHGEIAKSLKTEIMVELKNEIRSNFTALINSSSHTPKSSTRPIYPMRSVRSRRLFQKSEIVERRQSDLMCGTGNSLSPSDGTFTVPPPSQKFWIYLSRISRDVTAEQVCQLAKQRLGTNDVEAVRLVAKGKDIKSLSFISFKVGISADLKSKALSTSTWPRGMLFHEFRDNNAAENFWNPIRSLNADPQQSSIMDPMSTHSLGPQDEVVMTE